CGCGCACATTCCGATCCCGGCGATGGCCGGGAGCATTCTGTTGATCGCATGGGGATTGGTCGACCACCGCGCCATTCGTGCCTTGCTACGGGTCAGCCGCGCCGAATTTGTGGTGATGGCGCTGACCTGTGTCGCGACGTTGCTGCTGGAATTGCAAACGGCGATTTACGCCGGGGTGCTGGCGTCGCTGTTTTTCTACCTCAAACGCACGTCGCAGCCGCGCGTGCAGCACTGGCGCGATGGCGATGAAGATATTTTGCGTGTCGGCGGTTCAATCTTCTTCGGCGCCAGCCATTACCTGCAAGTGCGCCTGCAGCGGATGCACGGCGCCCGCGTGGTGATCGAGGCGCAGCACATCAACTTCATCGACTATTCAGGAGTGGAGATGTTGCACCAGGAAGCGCGGCGGCTGCTCAAACAGAATCGCAGCCTGACCCTGCGCGGGGCGCGACCACCGGTGGTGGAGGAACTGCGCAAGTTGGAAGGCCCGGACAAATGCCCGATCCGGTTTGAGGACTGAATTACCACCACTCCTTGTAGGAGCGAGGCTTGCCCGCGAAGGCGATATTTCAGCCGACATCTCTATCGAATGACACGGCCTCTTGGCGGGCAAGCCTCGCTCCTACAAGGGCAGGGTTATGCGGCCAGTTGTCGGCGCAGTTCGGCCAGCACCGGCGCGGTGTCGGGGCGTACGCCGCGCCACACGAAGAACGCTTCCGCCGCTTGTTCGGCGAGCATGCCCAAACCGTCCATCGCCACTGCCGCGCCTTGTTCCCGGGCCCAGCAGCAGAACGAGGTCGGCTCTTTGCCGTACATCATGTCGTAGCACACCGTCCGACCCGGCTCGACCAGACTTCCGGCAATCGGCGGTACATCGCCTGACAGGCTGGCGGACGTCGCGTTGATAATCAGGTCAACCGGCTCCTGCAACCAATCAAAACCACTCGCAGAAACCGGCCCCAGATCGGCAAACAATTGCGCAAGCAATTCGGCTTTTTCCACCGTGCGATTGGCGATGATCAGCGACGCCGGTTGTTCCGCCAGCAACGGTTCCAACGCCCCGCGCACCGCGCCGCCGGCACCCAGCACAAGAATGCGTTTGCCCGTGAGGCTGAACCCGGCGTTCACCGTCAGATCGCGCACCAGCCCGGCGCCGTCGGTGTTATCGCCGAGCAGCGAGCCGTCGGCGAGTTTGCTCAACGTGTTCACCGCGCCCGCCCGTTGCGCGCGGGCGGTCAGGCTGTCGGCCAAACGATAAGCGTCTTCCTTGAACGGCACGGTGACATTAGCGCCACGACCTTCGACGAAAAATGCCTTGGCGAAGTCGGAAAAGTCGTCGAGCGGCGCCAGTGAGGTGCTGTAGTCCAACTGTTCGCCGGTCTGCTCGGCAAACAGACGATGGATCATCGGCGACTTGCTGTGGCCAATCGGGTTACCGAAAACAACATAACGATCCATCAGATTCCCTCGTTCAGGCCTCAGCCAGCCAATCGCGATCTTGCAGGAAGTACTCGGTCAGCCGCGCTTCTTCGCTGCCCGGCTCGGCTTTCCAGTCGTAGCCCCAGCGCACTTGCGGCGGCAGCGACATGAGGATCGACTCGGTGCGTCCGCCCGATTGCAGACCGAACAGCGTGCCACGGTCGTAAACCAGGTTGAATTCGACGTAACGGCCACGGCGGAATTCCTGGAACTCACGCTGTTGCGCGGTGAACGCAGCATGCTTGCGCCGCTGCACGATCGGCAGATAAGCGTCGATGAACGCGTCGCCGATGGCGCGCATGAACGCGAAACTGGTGTCGAAATCCCACTCGTTCAAATCGTCGAAAAACAGCCCGCCGATGCCGCGCGGTTCGTGGCGATGCTTGATGTGGAAATAGCTGTCGCACCAGGCTTTGTAGCGCGGGTAGACGTCGGCCCCGAACGGCGCGCAGGCCTGTTCGGCGATGCGATGCCAGTGGATGCAGTCTTCTTCATTGCCGTAATACGGCGTCAGGTCGAAGCCGCCGCCGAACCACCACACGGCCTCTTCACCTTCTTTTTCGGCGATGAAAAAGCGCACGTTGGCGTGAGACGTCGGCACATGCGGGTTGTGCGGGTGAATCACCAGCGACACGCCGAGGGCTTCGAAACCGCGCCCGGCCAGTTCCGGCCGATGGGCGCTGGCGGACGGTGGGAGACCGCTGCCAAAGACGTGGGAAAAGTTGACGCCGCCCTTTTCGATCACCGTGCCGTTTTCGATCACGCGGGTCCGACCGCCACCGCCGGCGGGGCGGGCCCAGGCGTCTTCGACGAAACGCGTGCCGCCGTCCTCGGTTTCCAGAGCGGCGCAAATGCGATCTTGCAGGTCAAGCAGGTAGGCTTTTACGGCGTCGGTGCGGGTCGTCATGTCATCACCTTGAATCGGGCAAAACTACGCGGCGCTCCATGGGAGCGGGGGCCGGCGCAAATGGGCGCGTAGCATAACATTGCACGCGGGCACGCCGCAGTTGACGAAGATCAAGCTAAGGAGTCCGATAGGCAGCTTCACAACGACGACGAATGGAGAAGGCAAATGGCTAAGCGTATCCAGATCCGCGCCCATGGCGGCCCCGAAGTGCTCGAGTATGTCGATTACCAACCCGCCGAGCCCGGCCCGCAGCAAGTGCGCGTCGCCAACAAGGCCATTGGTCTTAACTTCATCGACACTTATTACCGCAGCGGCCTCTATCCGCTGCCAGCCTTGCCGTCGGGCCTGGGCTCCGAAGGCGCGGGGATTGTCGAAGCGGTGGGCAGCGAAGTGACCCGCTTCAAGGTCGGCGACCGCGTCGCTTACGGCAGCGGTCCGTTGGGCGCCTACAGTGAAATCCACGTGTTGCCAGAAGCCAACTTGGTGGCGTTGCCGGACGCCATCAGCTTCGAACAAGCCGCCGGGGTGATGCTCAAGGGCCTCACCGTGCAGTACCTGTTGCGCCAGACCTATGAACTCAAGGGCGGCGAAACCATTCTGTTCCACGCGGCGGCGGGCGGCGTCGGTTCCCTCGCGTGCCAGTGGGCCAAGGCGTTGGGCGTGAAGCTGATCGGCACGGTCAGTTCAGCCGAGAAAGCCGCGCTGGCGAAGGCCAACGGCGCGTGGGAAACGATTGATTACAGCCACGAAAACGTCGCACAACGGGTGCTGGAATTGACCGACGGGAAAAAAGTCCCGGTGGTCTACGACGGCGTCGGCAAGGACACTTGGCTGACGTCGCTGGACAGCGTGCAGCAGCGCGGTCTGGTGGTGAGTTTTGGTAATGCGTCGGGCGCGGTGGACGGGGTCAACCTGGGGATTCTCGCGGCGAAGGGTTCGCTGTACGTGACCCGGCCGACCCTGGCGACTTATGCGAACAACGCCGAAAACCTGCAGCGCATGGCCGATGAGCTGTTCGAAATGATCAGCAGCGGCAAGCTGAAAGTCGACATCAGCCAGAAGTATTCGCTGGCCGATGCGGCGAAGGCGCAGAGCGAATTGTCGGCGCGGCGCACGACGGGTTCGACGGTTTTGTTGCCTTGACGGACGCCATCGCGAGCAAGCTCGCTCCCACATGGATTATGTGTTGATCACAAATCTCCTGTGAGAGCGAGCTTGCTCGCGATAGGCTCAATGCGGTCTCAGCCCGGGCGTACCACATTCCCGGTCGCCAGATCGCGGATCACGCTCGGGTTCTTGCGCCCACCGAGATTGCCGCCCAACACCCCATCAATCTGCCCACGGAAATACTGCTCGACGCGAATCCGCGTGCGCGCTGCCGGGCGGCCCTGCGGGTTGGCGGATGTCGACACCAGCGGCCCGACCAATGCGCACAAATCGCGCACCAGCGGATGATCGCTGACGCGCAGCGCCACGGTTTCGTGCACCCCGGTAATCCATTGCGGCAACTGGTTCTGGTGCGGCACCAGCCAAGTGTTCGGCCCCGGCCAAGTGCTGGCCATGCGGTCCATCCACAGCTCGGGAAAGTCTTCGAAGAGGAAGTCGAACTGGCGAATGTTGTCGGCCACCAGGATCAGGCCCTTATCCACCGCCCGCCCCTTGATCATCAACAAACGCGCCACCGCTTCTTCATCCCACGGGTCGCAACCCAGACCCCAGACGGCTTCGGTCGGGTAGGCGATTACCGCTCCTGCGCGAATTGCTTGCGCGGCTTGCTGCACACGCCAACTGTTGACCATGAAAAACTCTCCGGAATAAGGCTCTGCGCAGTTTACCGATTCTCCTTATAAAACCTAGCTCACCCGCGCAAACCAGCGACCGCTTTCGCACACCGCCCGGCCATCCATTTCCAGTTCGGTCAGCGCCACCAGCACTTTCGGCAGCGCCCAACCGCTGCTGTGCGCCAGCGCTTCACTGGTGTGCGGCGCCGCGTGCAGCAGCATCAGCAACGGATGAATCGCCGGCGCAGCGTTGATGGCCAATGGCAATTGCTGCCAGCCGCGCAAGGCTTCGAGGATGTGCTCGATGGTTTCCACCAACATCGCGCCGTCGCGGATCAGTTGATGGCAACCCTTGGCGCCGGGGTGATGAATCGAGCCCGGAATCGCATAAACCTCGCGCCCCTGTTCCGCCGCCAGCCGCGCAGTAATCAGCGAACCACTGGCGACGCTGGCTTCGACCACGAGCACGCCGAGCGACAGACCGCTGATGATCCGGTTGCGCCGGGGGAAGTTGCTGGCGGTCGGGCCGGCGTCCAAAGGGAATTCGGAAAGCACCGCGCTGCCGCTGGCAATCATCGCGTCGGCGAGGCGGCGATTGCGCTGTGGATAAAACTTTTCAAGTCCCGTGCCAAGCACCCCTACCGTTTGCCCGCCAACGTCCAAAGCGCCTTGGTGCGCGGCGGCGTCGATGCCGAGCGCCAAGCCGCTGGTGATGACAAAACCGGCACCGGCCAGACTTCGTGAAAACGCCGCCGCCGTGTCCATTCCCGGTCTCGAAGCGCGGCGGCTGCCAACCATCGCCAGTTGCGGTTTATCGAGGATGCCGGGGTCGCCAGCGACGAACAGCAGCGGCGGCGCATCGCTGATTTCCGCGAGCAGCGCCGGGTAGTCCGGTTGGTCCCACATCAGCAAATGCTGGCCCGGACGCTCTAGCCAGGCCAATGCGTGATAGGCGCCGTCGCGAATATCCTCCGCGCGCCGCGCCTCGGCGCAGCTTGCCGGCAAGCCCAGCGAGCGCCAGGCACTGGCCGGTGCGCTGATGGCTTTGGAGGCCGAGCCGAAGGCTTCGAGCAGTTTCTTGAAACGCACCGGGCCCAGATCGGGCAAGCGGTGCAGGCGTAGACGAGCTTCCAGTTCCGCAGGCGAAACCGGTGCAGCAACAGCGATAGTCATGGATCATCCTTGATCGTTATGAGCCCCGTCGAACCGGGAATAAGCTGTGGATAACTCTGTTGGTAACTTGTGAAGCCTGCTAAGGATTGCGCACCTTGTCCATCACCGCCAGCGAGCGCGACGCGGTCAGGACCAAGCCATAACTGAGCTTGTCGTAAGTGCGGAAAACCATCAGCAGACCTGAACGTTCGTCGGGAATTTTCAGCGGCTGACCGGTCACGCGATCACGTACGGTTTCGCCGGTTTTCATCACCACCAGCACATTGCCTTCGGCCAAACCGTCGCGCTGGCCCTTGTTCAGCGTAACCACGTCCATCGCGCCAATCTGCGTGACGCCGCGCGGCACATCGATGATCAAGCCGTCGATCGGCGTTTTCGGTGCGCTGGGCATGAACGTCGAATTGATCGCGCGTTCTTCGCCGCTGAACAAACGGTCGCCGAGGCGCACTTCCTGGGTAGTGCGTTGCAGCGCCAGCGTCGCGACATCACCTTCGGTGGCGACAATTTCGCCGCCGCCGATGTCGTCGGCGTTGATCCCGAGAAATTCCTTGGTCTGCGGATCGGTGTAGACCTTGCCTTGGCGGAAGATCCCGTAAACCGGCTGATTCGGGTC
The window above is part of the Pseudomonas prosekii genome. Proteins encoded here:
- the aroE gene encoding shikimate dehydrogenase; translated protein: MDRYVVFGNPIGHSKSPMIHRLFAEQTGEQLDYSTSLAPLDDFSDFAKAFFVEGRGANVTVPFKEDAYRLADSLTARAQRAGAVNTLSKLADGSLLGDNTDGAGLVRDLTVNAGFSLTGKRILVLGAGGAVRGALEPLLAEQPASLIIANRTVEKAELLAQLFADLGPVSASGFDWLQEPVDLIINATSASLSGDVPPIAGSLVEPGRTVCYDMMYGKEPTSFCCWAREQGAAVAMDGLGMLAEQAAEAFFVWRGVRPDTAPVLAELRRQLAA
- the hemF gene encoding oxygen-dependent coproporphyrinogen oxidase, with the protein product MTTRTDAVKAYLLDLQDRICAALETEDGGTRFVEDAWARPAGGGGRTRVIENGTVIEKGGVNFSHVFGSGLPPSASAHRPELAGRGFEALGVSLVIHPHNPHVPTSHANVRFFIAEKEGEEAVWWFGGGFDLTPYYGNEEDCIHWHRIAEQACAPFGADVYPRYKAWCDSYFHIKHRHEPRGIGGLFFDDLNEWDFDTSFAFMRAIGDAFIDAYLPIVQRRKHAAFTAQQREFQEFRRGRYVEFNLVYDRGTLFGLQSGGRTESILMSLPPQVRWGYDWKAEPGSEEARLTEYFLQDRDWLAEA
- a CDS encoding NADPH:quinone reductase — encoded protein: MAKRIQIRAHGGPEVLEYVDYQPAEPGPQQVRVANKAIGLNFIDTYYRSGLYPLPALPSGLGSEGAGIVEAVGSEVTRFKVGDRVAYGSGPLGAYSEIHVLPEANLVALPDAISFEQAAGVMLKGLTVQYLLRQTYELKGGETILFHAAAGGVGSLACQWAKALGVKLIGTVSSAEKAALAKANGAWETIDYSHENVAQRVLELTDGKKVPVVYDGVGKDTWLTSLDSVQQRGLVVSFGNASGAVDGVNLGILAAKGSLYVTRPTLATYANNAENLQRMADELFEMISSGKLKVDISQKYSLADAAKAQSELSARRTTGSTVLLP
- a CDS encoding L-threonylcarbamoyladenylate synthase, translated to MVNSWRVQQAAQAIRAGAVIAYPTEAVWGLGCDPWDEEAVARLLMIKGRAVDKGLILVADNIRQFDFLFEDFPELWMDRMASTWPGPNTWLVPHQNQLPQWITGVHETVALRVSDHPLVRDLCALVGPLVSTSANPQGRPAARTRIRVEQYFRGQIDGVLGGNLGGRKNPSVIRDLATGNVVRPG
- the dprA gene encoding DNA-processing protein DprA → MTIAVAAPVSPAELEARLRLHRLPDLGPVRFKKLLEAFGSASKAISAPASAWRSLGLPASCAEARRAEDIRDGAYHALAWLERPGQHLLMWDQPDYPALLAEISDAPPLLFVAGDPGILDKPQLAMVGSRRASRPGMDTAAAFSRSLAGAGFVITSGLALGIDAAAHQGALDVGGQTVGVLGTGLEKFYPQRNRRLADAMIASGSAVLSEFPLDAGPTASNFPRRNRIISGLSLGVLVVEASVASGSLITARLAAEQGREVYAIPGSIHHPGAKGCHQLIRDGAMLVETIEHILEALRGWQQLPLAINAAPAIHPLLMLLHAAPHTSEALAHSSGWALPKVLVALTELEMDGRAVCESGRWFARVS
- a CDS encoding LysM peptidoglycan-binding domain-containing protein, whose product is MRKSLLALLLLASAGLAHGQVQLREGFPQQYTVVQGDTLWDISGKFLREPWKWPELWQVNPQIQNPNLIYPGDLLTLTYVDGQPRLTLNRGTSRGTIKLSPRVRSSPVADAIPSIPLQSINSFLLSNRIVDKVEDFDTAPYIVAGDAERVLSGTGDRIFARGHFDPNQPVYGIFRQGKVYTDPQTKEFLGINADDIGGGEIVATEGDVATLALQRTTQEVRLGDRLFSGEERAINSTFMPSAPKTPIDGLIIDVPRGVTQIGAMDVVTLNKGQRDGLAEGNVLVVMKTGETVRDRVTGQPLKIPDERSGLLMVFRTYDKLSYGLVLTASRSLAVMDKVRNP